Proteins found in one Salvelinus alpinus chromosome 11, SLU_Salpinus.1, whole genome shotgun sequence genomic segment:
- the LOC139533414 gene encoding pendrin-like: MDALPPENLYPYTVSRPIYSNPTFEEDNERQAREERTLRDRLSRTCGCSGRQALKVVKGVFPVIDWLSRYPIREWLPSDVISGVSTGLVCSLQGLAYALLVSVAPVYGLYSAFFPILTYFLLGTSRHISVGPFPVTCLMVGSVVLTLAPDDHFLLPGNGTAVNGTKADGIVVDVETMEAQRIMVASSMTVLVGLFQVVMGLLQVGFLVRYLSDPLVGGFTTAAAFHVLISQLKIVLSVPTNNHSGCFSILYMLIDVFTNIRQTNIADLVAGLLTIVIVMAVKEVNTKFRHKIPVPIPIEVIVVGNGMAHGQYFTVVK; encoded by the exons ATGGATGCCCTCCCTCCAGAGAACCTGTACCCATACACCGTGTCCAGACCCATCTACTCCAACCCCACGTTTGAGGAGGACAACGAGAGGCAGGCCCGGGAGGAGAGGACCCTGAGGGACAGACTCAGCCGCACCTGTGG CTGCTCAGGTAGGCAGGCCCTGAAGGTTGTGAAAGGAGTCTTTCCTGTCATTGACTGGCTCTCCAGATACCCAATAAGAGAGTGGCTTCCCAGTGATGTCATCTCTGGTGTTAGCACTGGTCTGGTGTGCAGTTTACAAG GCCTGGCCTATGCCCTGCTTGTGTCCGTGGCTCCAGTCTATGGACTCTACTCTGCCTTCTTCCCCATCCTCACCTACTTCCTGCTGGGCACCTCCAGACACATCTCTGTAG GTCCCTTCCCTGTCACCTGTCTAATGGTAGGCTCTGTCGTGTTGACCCTCGCCCCCGATGACCACTTCCTGCTTCCTGGGAATGGCACCGCTGTGAATGGAACAAAGGCTGATGGGATTGTGGTGGACGTGGAGACCATGGAGGCCCAGAGGATCATGGTGGCATCCTCCATGACTGTGCTGGTCGGGCTGTTCCAG GTGGTAATGGGGCTGCTCCAGGTGGGCTTCCTGGTCCGTTACCTGTCAGACCCCCTGGTGGGCGGCTTCACCACAGCTGCTGCCTTCCACGTCCTCATCTCCCAGCTGAAGATAGTCCTCTCCGTCCCCACTAACAACCACAGCGGCTGCTTCTCCATCCTCTAC ATGCTCATCGATGTGTTTACCAACATCAGACAAACCAACATAGCTGACCTGGTGGCCGGGCTGCTCACCATTGTCATCGTCATGGCTGTAAAAGAGGTCAACACCAAATTCCGGCACAAGATTCCCGTCCCCATCCCCATCGAAGTGATTGTGGTAGGAAATGGAATGGCTCACGGTCAATATTTTACTGTTGTGAAATGA
- the LOC139533983 gene encoding pendrin-like: protein MDALPPENLYPYTVSRPIYSNPTFEEDNERQAREERTLRDRLSRTCGCSGRQALKVVKGVFPVIDWLSRYPIREWLPSDVISGVSTGLVCSLQGLAYALLVSVAPVYGLYSAFFPILTYFLLGTSRHISVGPFPVTCLMVGSVVLTLAPDDHFLLPGNGTAVNGTKADGIVVDVETMEAQRIMVASSMTVLVGLFQVVMGLLQVGFLVRYLSDPLVGGFTTAAAFHVLISQLKIVLSVPTNNHSGCFSILYMLIDVFTNIRQTNIADLVAGLLTIVIVMAVKEVNTKFRHKIPVPIPIEVIVTVVAAGISYAIELESRYDASIVHSIPRGFAPAQPPNIELLWNILGSSFSTAVVGYAVAVSVAKVYAAKHDYTIDGNQELIAFGFSNVFCGCFSGFVASTALSRTAVQESTGGKSQMAGIISAVMVMIVILALGHLLEPLQKSVLAAIVIANLKGMFMQVTEVPTLWRQNRADCFIWLATCLASVVLGLDVGLLAGLVFEMGTVVVRTQFPACSTLGNIPGTNIYRNMKDYKNIAEVPGIKIFKCNAPIYFANIDYFKERLRATVGFDSVRVFKKRNKALKKIHKLIKKGKLRATETGEVVSEVFLGVDNKGFESERDSGRESGQVEDGDWPVPEVEVRVDWAMELPVRVSVPKVQIHSLVLDFSAVSFLDVVAVKSLRLVIKEFLRIGVNVYIAGCDDEIVWKMEALAFFDEEVIRDLLFLSVHDAILFIKLETANGSMQDAMVEGLSLMQDCKEPLPFTEEEDLIETYDNQHRAIHGLSN, encoded by the exons ATGGATGCCCTCCCTCCAGAGAACCTGTACCCATACACCGTGTCCAGACCCATCTACTCCAACCCCACGTTTGAGGAGGACAACGAGAGGCAGGCCCGGGAGGAGAGGACCCTGAGGGACAGACTCAGCCGCACCTGTGG CTGCTCAGGTAGGCAGGCCCTGAAGGTTGTGAAAGGAGTCTTTCCTGTCATTGACTGGCTCTCCAGATACCCAATAAGAGAGTGGCTTCCCAGTGATGTCATCTCTGGTGTTAGCACTGGTCTGGTGTGCAGTTTACAAG GCCTGGCCTATGCCCTGCTTGTGTCCGTGGCTCCAGTCTATGGACTCTACTCTGCCTTCTTCCCCATCCTCACCTACTTCCTGCTGGGCACCTCCAGACACATCTCTGTAG GTCCCTTCCCTGTCACCTGTCTAATGGTAGGCTCTGTCGTGTTGACCCTCGCCCCCGATGACCACTTCCTGCTTCCTGGGAATGGCACCGCTGTGAATGGAACAAAGGCTGATGGGATTGTGGTGGACGTGGAGACCATGGAGGCCCAGAGGATCATGGTGGCATCCTCCATGACTGTGCTGGTCGGGCTGTTCCAG GTGGTAATGGGGCTGCTCCAGGTGGGCTTCCTGGTCCGTTACCTGTCAGACCCCCTGGTGGGCGGCTTCACCACAGCTGCTGCCTTCCACGTCCTCATCTCCCAGCTGAAGATAGTCCTCTCCGTCCCCACTAACAACCACAGCGGCTGCTTCTCCATCCTCTAC ATGCTCATCGATGTGTTTACCAACATCAGACAAACCAACATAGCTGACCTGGTGGCCGGGCTGCTCACCATTGTCATCGTCATGGCTGTAAAAGAGGTCAACACCAAATTCCGGCACAAGATTCCCGTCCCCATCCCCATCGAAGTGATTGTG acCGTGGTTGCCGCTGGGATCTCCTACGCCATTGAGCTGGAGTCACGGTACGACGCCAGCATTGTGCACAGCATCCCCAGGGG GTTTGCTCCAGCTCAGCCCCCCAACATAGAGCTGCTGTGGAACATTCTGGGTTCTAGTTTCTCTACAGCGGTAGTGGGCTATGCAGTGGCCGTCTCTGTGGCCAAGGTATACGCTGCAAAACACGACTACACCATCGATGgcaatcag GAGCTGATAGCGTTCGGGTTCAGCAATGTGTTCTGTGGCTGCTTCTCCGGCTTTGTGGCAAGCACTGCACTGTCCCGCACCGCTGTACAGGAGAGCACCGGTGGCAAGAGTCAG ATGGCTGGTATAATCTCAGCTGTGATGGTAATGATTGTGATCCTGGCTCTGGGGCACCTCTTGGAACCCCTGCAGAAG TCAGTGCTGGCAGCCATCGTCATCGCCAACCTGAAGGGAATGTTCATGCAGGTGACAGAGGTGCCCACactgtggagacagaacagagcagactGT TTCATCTGGCTGGCGACCTGCCTGGCTTCTGTGGTGTTGGGACTGGACGTGGGACTGCTGGCTGGCCTGGTGTTTGAGATGGGAACTGTGGTGGTCAGGACACAGTT TCCTGCATGCTCTACACTTGGAAACATACCCGGCACAAACATATACAGGAACATGAAAGACTACAAGAAT ATTGCAGAAGTTCCCGGAATTAAGATTTTTAAATGCAATGCTCCCATCTACTTTGCCAACATTGACTACTTCAAAGAGCGATTGAGAGCCACG GTGGGGTTTGACTCTGTCAGAGTGTTCAAGAAGAGGAATAAGGCCCTCAAGAAGATTCACAAACTCATAAAGAAAGGGAAACTGAGGGCGACAGAG ACCGGGGAGGTGGTATCCGAGGTCTTCCTGGGTGTCGACAACAAGGGTTTCGAGAGCGAGCGGGACAGTGGGCGGGAGTCCGGGCAGGTGGAGGACGGGGATTGGCCTGTGCCAGAGGTGGAGGTCCGTGTGGATTGGGCCATGGAGCTACCAGTCAGGGTGTCGGTACCTAAGGTCCAGATCCACAGCCTAGTATTGGACTTTTCAGCCGTTTCCTTCCTAGACGTGGTGGCCGTCAAGTCCCTCAGACTG GTCATTAAAGAGTTCCTACGCATTGGAGTCAATGTCTACATCGCAGGCTGTGACG ATGAAATTGTATGGAAAATGGAAGCCTTGGCCTTCTTCGACGAGGAGGTCATACGagatctcctctttctctctgtccacgATGCCATCCTCTTCATCAAACTGGAGACAGCCAATGGGAGCATGCAGGATGCCATGGTTGAGGGG CTTTCTCTAATGCAGGACTGCAAGGAGCCACTGCCTTTCACTGAGGAAGAGGACCTGATTGAGACCTATGACAACCAGCATAGA GCAATCCATGGACTCTCCAACTAA